The stretch of DNA GCACGGATTGCCCTGTGCGATAAAAATGTGGCAGAAATGCTCAGTCATGGGAGCGGTATCAAAGGAATAATTGATTTTATGCCATCCAGACCAAAAGGATGGAACCTGAGTTGCGGACCAACGCTTTGGGTTGTTTACCGGGGCATTGATGTTTATTTCTATGTCAATGAAACGCAGGAAATTGTTGAGAGATTTGAGGTTGTTATACCCGGAGATCTTTATGGAAAGGAACGACTGGAAAACTATACCAGCCTTATCGATGGGAATGGTACCGCTGTTTTTGCATTCAATAGTAGTGATATATGGTTTCCATAAACAAAAAACACAGGTCATAGGTTATGTTTGGAAATCGGGCTGATCAAAGAGAATGACGGTTCCGACGTGCTGATTTATAAGGCAAAGGAGTTAAACCCGAAGTATCCGAAAATCTTTGATCTTTCCTGCCGGGAGATCGGGAGGAACTGTTGTAGGCCGAATAATCCGAGGTGTGAGGAATGTCTGATGAGGGATGTTTGTTTTTCGTTTGGATATATTTTAAGATTGTAAAAATCTATCTTATTTTCAATAAATTATCTGTTGGTAGTCTTTATGATATATGATGAGGAAAAGAAAGGATATTTTGAAAGAGGTAAATTTATTTGTGATCCTATCCCTTCAAAAGCAAATATTTGTAGAAATGAAATTCATATGGTCAATGATGGGATTAAAGGTATAATTAATGAAAATTTAGATTTTAATCTTCCAATTATGCCTGATTTATTATCGGAATCAGATTTTAGTGATTCCAATTTATATTCTATTTATAAGCAAGCGTTTTTTTCAATTGCATCTGGTCTTTATGATGCTGGACTTATATTGATAGGGCAACTCTTAGAAATCACAGTGAAGGAGATTGTTCTAATTAAAACTGGAAAATTACTAAACGGTAAAAATCACACATTTGGGTATGTTGTTGAATATGTTCTAAAAGAAAATATCCTTGATTATGATGATATATTGTATTTGAGATATTTTCTTAATAAAGTAAGAAATCCTTATACCCATCGTAATTTAAAAGAAATTGTGGGATTCCATTTAGTCCCAGTATTTCTGTTTCCAACTCAGAAACCAGGAGAGACCTTTAATCCTACTGAATTTATACAGATTATAAAAACCGTGATGGATGGAATAAAAACAAAAGAATTTGAACCTCAATGGATAAGTGCAACAAGTGATACTTCTATTGCTTGTCAGATAAAGGAGGAAAATGATCAACAGAAGGCAATATTTAATATATGGTTACTAAACATCAAAATTGATCAATTAATTAATATATATCTTAATCAAGAAGCGTATAATGGACATATCAAGAAGTATGGCTCACCATATGAGAAACTTGCCCAATTACAAATTTTTGAAGATATTTGTTAGATGTATTTATCTTATTTTATATGATAAAATGTTACTAAAATTCAATAAATCTCTATTCTAAATCATTTATATTCGTTATTTCTAGAACATGTGCATAATTGAGGAACTCAGCAAAGCTCACCATTCTAAGAGATCCAAAAAAGAAAAAAACCAAATACAACCGGAACAGATAACCCCTTACCATGAGTCTAACGGAGGCACAGGAAAAAGAAGTGCGGGCGGCGATGGAAGCATATGCAACCGCGTACAAGACAAAGGACTTTCATGCAATGATGAATATCTTTTCTCAGAACATCTGCGGGTTCGGCAGCGGGCCGGACGAGGAAATCAGGGATCACGAAACCTTTACAAAACAGATCAAACGCGATATGAGCCAGGCGGACGTCGAAGCGGTGGAATTCACGGAGACGCAGATCCACGGCGAAGGGACGGTGGCGTGGGTCATGACCAGGAGCGCCCTCACATTCACCGTCCCGGGATCGGAGAAACAGACCATTTGCGGCAGATCGACGATGGTCCTGAGAAACAACGGCAACCGCTGGGTCATCGAGCAGATCCACTTCTCCGTTCCCTACGGCGGGCAGTCCGAAGGCCAGTCCTTCCCCGGCGCCTGAAGAGAGATGAAGTGCAGTAAGGAAGAGATTTTTCTCTTCCGATTTTTAGGTTGTAATATCTAACAGCAAAACCAACCCTCCGCAAGAGTGAAAAAAAGTGAAGAAGAAAGTCCTGTTCTTATGCACTCACAACAGCGCCAGATCGCAGATGGCCGAAGGCTACCTTAATTCAAGTTACGGGGATCTGTATGAGGCGTTTTCGGCCGGAACAGAGGTCACATCCGTGAACCCGTATGCCGTCCGGGTGATGGACGAGATCGGAATCGATATCTCGGGTCACCGGTCAAAAAAGATCGACGAGTTCTTTGGGGTCCGGATGGATATCCTCGTAACAGTCTGCGACGCCGCACACGGGGCCTGTCCCATGTTCCCGTGGACCGATGAGAGGATTCATGCAGGATTCCCCGATCCTTCCGGAGCTTCGGGAAGCGAGAAAGAGATCCTTGAAGTCTTCAGGGAAGTCAGGGATGTGATTATCTCATTCATCGACGAAAAATTCGGCTAAGTCAGTGTTCATCAACATTTATACACCGGACCTTATGCCCGTTACAATCCCGGAGGGCCTGCTTCTTCCGGCATTCGTCGGTCCGTTCGCTGCACCTTCCATAATACCTGCAACCCACATGTTCACCGGCCGGAACCTCGCACTCTTCAATCACGGTATCTTCTATATCCGAGTATTCCATCGCCTCAAGAAGAGATCTCGTATAAGGGTGGAGCGGGTTTTCGAACACATCCGCCCCTTCCTCCACTACCTCGCCGGCAAACATCACGTAAGTTCTTTTGGCCACCGCTCTTGCAAGCCCGAGATCGTGCGTTATAATAATAAGTGAAAGTCCCCTCTTCTCCCGAAGATTCTTCAGCACCGACATCACGTGTG from Methanolacinia petrolearia DSM 11571 encodes:
- a CDS encoding arsenate reductase ArsC encodes the protein MKKKVLFLCTHNSARSQMAEGYLNSSYGDLYEAFSAGTEVTSVNPYAVRVMDEIGIDISGHRSKKIDEFFGVRMDILVTVCDAAHGACPMFPWTDERIHAGFPDPSGASGSEKEILEVFREVRDVIISFIDEKFG
- a CDS encoding nuclear transport factor 2 family protein, which gives rise to MSLTEAQEKEVRAAMEAYATAYKTKDFHAMMNIFSQNICGFGSGPDEEIRDHETFTKQIKRDMSQADVEAVEFTETQIHGEGTVAWVMTRSALTFTVPGSEKQTICGRSTMVLRNNGNRWVIEQIHFSVPYGGQSEGQSFPGA